In a single window of the Acetivibrio cellulolyticus CD2 genome:
- a CDS encoding LysE family translocator, producing MILKGFKFGMLLQLAIGPVCFYIFDTGSKKGFLAAESSVLAVAIVDAFFILLAILGITAFLKNDKINSLFKILGSAILAFFGIKTIMGSISVSPGNYVGTLYNPFVVGLMLTISNPLTILFWAGVFTSKITEDKFEKKSLFLFGLGAVLSTIVFLSGVGAIGSIAASFLPPVIISILNAIVGIVFLYFAIKLLVKKKEQS from the coding sequence ATGATATTAAAGGGTTTCAAATTTGGAATGCTATTGCAGCTTGCTATAGGGCCTGTTTGCTTTTATATTTTTGATACTGGAAGCAAGAAGGGTTTTTTAGCTGCGGAGTCAAGTGTGTTGGCAGTAGCAATTGTAGATGCTTTTTTTATTTTGTTAGCAATATTGGGGATTACTGCTTTTTTAAAGAATGACAAAATAAATAGTTTGTTCAAAATTTTGGGTAGTGCAATTTTGGCGTTTTTTGGCATAAAAACTATTATGGGAAGCATTTCTGTTTCGCCAGGCAACTATGTTGGAACACTTTACAACCCCTTTGTAGTCGGCTTGATGCTTACAATTTCAAATCCTTTAACAATTTTGTTTTGGGCAGGTGTTTTTACTTCAAAAATAACTGAAGACAAATTCGAAAAGAAAAGTCTGTTTTTGTTTGGATTAGGCGCAGTACTTTCTACAATAGTGTTTTTATCAGGTGTTGGGGCAATAGGCAGCATTGCAGCCAGTTTTTTGCCACCTGTAATAATAAGTATACTAAATGCAATTGTAGGAATAGTGTTTTTGTATTTTGCAATAAAACTGTTGGTAAAGAAAAAAGAACAATCATAA
- the ylxM gene encoding YlxM family DNA-binding protein yields MDNIYEISLLLDFYGQLLSKKQYEILDLHFNNDYSLGEIAEHFNISRQGIFDNIKRGKAALMDMEEKLGLVSKFTQQKAKAENILEYLKNINRQNMNKVDIEYLKKIEDGIIEIIES; encoded by the coding sequence ATGGATAATATATATGAGATATCCCTTTTGTTGGATTTTTATGGGCAGTTGCTCTCAAAGAAGCAGTATGAAATATTGGATTTACATTTTAATAATGATTATTCTCTTGGAGAGATTGCAGAACACTTCAACATAAGCAGACAGGGCATTTTTGATAATATAAAAAGAGGAAAAGCGGCCCTTATGGATATGGAAGAAAAGCTGGGTCTTGTCAGTAAGTTTACACAGCAGAAAGCAAAGGCTGAAAACATACTGGAGTATTTGAAAAATATAAATAGACAAAATATGAATAAAGTTGATATAGAGTATTTAAAAAAGATAGAAGATGGTATAATTGAAATAATCGAGAGTTGA
- the ffh gene encoding signal recognition particle protein, producing MVFEGLSNKLQETIKKLKGKGRVNEKDVKEMMREIKLALLEADVNFKVVKDFIAKVSERAVGQDVLESLTPGQQIIKIVHEELINLMGPGQSKVVFAPKPPTVYMMVGLQGSGKTTTSGKLANLLRKQGKNPLLVACDVYRPAAIKQLQVVGGQLGVDVFSMGDQTNPVDIAKAAVEHAKIKQYDLVIIDTAGRLHIDEKLMDELKNIKDTVRPHEILLVVDSMTGQDAVNVSETFNEKLGVDGVILTKLDGDTRGGAALSVKTVTGKPIKFIGMGEKLSDLEPFFPDRMASRILGMGDVLSLIEKAQEAFDEKAALEMERKMRTQQFTLEDFLDQMQQIKKMGPLNKIVGMLPGVNADALKEINSADSDKELGRFEAIIRSMTKKERNDPSIINGSRRKRIAAGSGTTVQDVNKVLKSFEEMRKMMKMMSDMGKHGKKGFGNKFKLPFR from the coding sequence ATGGTGTTTGAAGGGCTTTCAAATAAGCTTCAAGAAACCATTAAGAAGCTTAAAGGAAAAGGCAGAGTTAATGAAAAAGACGTTAAGGAAATGATGCGTGAAATAAAGCTTGCCCTTTTAGAAGCTGACGTAAACTTTAAGGTTGTTAAAGACTTTATAGCCAAGGTTTCTGAAAGAGCAGTAGGGCAGGATGTTTTAGAAAGCCTTACTCCGGGACAGCAGATTATAAAAATTGTGCATGAAGAACTCATTAATCTGATGGGGCCTGGGCAAAGCAAAGTAGTATTCGCACCAAAACCTCCGACTGTTTATATGATGGTAGGTCTTCAGGGATCCGGTAAGACTACGACTTCCGGTAAACTTGCAAATCTTCTTAGGAAGCAGGGTAAAAACCCACTTTTGGTTGCATGTGACGTTTATAGGCCTGCAGCTATCAAACAGTTGCAAGTTGTTGGAGGACAGCTAGGTGTTGACGTGTTTTCGATGGGAGACCAGACAAATCCTGTTGATATCGCAAAAGCAGCGGTAGAGCATGCGAAAATAAAACAGTACGATTTGGTTATAATTGATACAGCAGGTCGATTACACATAGATGAAAAGTTGATGGACGAGTTAAAGAACATCAAGGATACTGTAAGACCCCATGAAATATTGCTGGTAGTTGATTCAATGACAGGTCAGGATGCAGTGAATGTATCTGAAACCTTCAATGAGAAGCTTGGGGTTGATGGTGTTATTCTGACCAAGCTTGATGGAGATACAAGAGGTGGAGCGGCATTATCAGTTAAAACTGTCACAGGAAAGCCTATAAAGTTTATAGGTATGGGTGAAAAACTCAGTGATTTAGAACCGTTCTTCCCTGATAGAATGGCATCAAGGATTCTTGGAATGGGTGACGTTTTAAGCTTAATTGAAAAGGCGCAGGAAGCTTTTGATGAAAAAGCAGCACTGGAAATGGAAAGGAAAATGCGTACACAACAGTTTACGCTTGAAGATTTTCTTGACCAGATGCAGCAGATTAAGAAGATGGGGCCTTTAAACAAGATTGTGGGTATGTTGCCGGGAGTTAATGCCGATGCTCTTAAAGAAATTAACTCAGCAGACAGCGATAAGGAGCTTGGCCGATTTGAAGCTATAATAAGGTCAATGACGAAAAAGGAAAGAAATGATCCTTCGATAATAAACGGCAGCAGGAGAAAAAGAATTGCAGCCGGTAGTGGTACTACAGTACAGGATGTTAACAAGGTTTTAAAGAGCTTTGAAGAGATGAGAAAAATGATGAAGATGATGTCAGATATGGGTAAACACGGTAAGAAAGGATTTGGAAATAAATTCAAATTACCGTTTAGATAA
- the rpsP gene encoding 30S ribosomal protein S16, giving the protein MAVKIRLKRMGAKKSPFYRVVVADSRYPRDGRFIEEIGTYNPLTDPSSINIDSEKAQKWLKNGAQPTDTVKTLLKKVGAIQ; this is encoded by the coding sequence ATGGCAGTTAAAATAAGATTAAAAAGAATGGGTGCTAAGAAAAGCCCGTTTTATAGAGTAGTTGTTGCTGATTCAAGATATCCTCGTGATGGAAGATTCATTGAAGAGATTGGTACTTATAATCCGCTCACTGATCCAAGTTCGATAAATATCGATTCTGAAAAGGCACAAAAATGGCTTAAGAATGGTGCTCAGCCTACAGATACTGTAAAAACCTTATTAAAGAAGGTTGGAGCTATCCAGTAA
- a CDS encoding KH domain-containing protein — translation MKELLETIAKALVDYPDDVFVNEVEGEKSMILELKVSKDDMGKVIGKQGRIAKAIRTVVKAAAIKENKRVSVEILQ, via the coding sequence ATGAAAGAACTTCTCGAAACAATTGCCAAAGCCTTGGTTGATTACCCGGACGATGTTTTTGTAAATGAAGTTGAAGGCGAAAAGTCAATGATTCTTGAGCTGAAAGTTTCAAAGGACGATATGGGTAAGGTTATTGGAAAACAAGGTAGAATTGCAAAGGCTATAAGGACAGTTGTGAAGGCAGCAGCAATAAAAGAAAATAAAAGAGTATCTGTAGAAATACTACAATAG
- the rimM gene encoding ribosome maturation factor RimM (Essential for efficient processing of 16S rRNA) — protein MLQYFEIGKVVNTHGVKGEIKVVPLTDDPNRFNKLKSAFIASEISENMQKYNFEGIKFHKNFVLLKLKGIDDPNEAEKLKDKFIIIDREDAVKLPEGSFFVCDLINCEVYDEKENKLGVLIDILQTGSNDVYVVRDENKKEILVPALKSVVKEVSIEDKKIIVELPQGLIDDEV, from the coding sequence ATGTTACAGTATTTTGAAATCGGCAAAGTTGTAAATACGCATGGCGTAAAAGGTGAAATTAAAGTAGTACCTTTAACTGATGATCCAAACAGATTTAATAAATTAAAGTCTGCATTCATAGCTTCAGAAATATCTGAAAATATGCAAAAATATAATTTTGAAGGCATTAAGTTTCATAAAAACTTTGTCTTACTTAAGCTAAAAGGCATCGACGATCCAAATGAAGCAGAAAAGCTTAAGGACAAGTTTATAATAATAGACAGGGAAGATGCTGTAAAATTACCTGAAGGCTCTTTCTTTGTATGTGATTTGATTAATTGTGAAGTATATGATGAAAAGGAAAATAAACTTGGAGTTTTAATTGATATACTTCAAACTGGAAGTAATGATGTTTACGTTGTTCGTGATGAAAATAAGAAGGAAATCCTTGTACCTGCTTTGAAATCAGTAGTTAAGGAAGTTTCCATTGAAGATAAAAAAATTATAGTTGAGTTACCACAAGGGTTGATTGACGATGAAGTTTGA